The following coding sequences are from one Lolium rigidum isolate FL_2022 chromosome 6, APGP_CSIRO_Lrig_0.1, whole genome shotgun sequence window:
- the LOC124668499 gene encoding probable NADPH:quinone oxidoreductase 1, which translates to MGTLAAPASAKPTVLRVAAFSGSLRKDSWHTGLIRAAEELCEEFIPGLIIDHVDISNLPMANPDLETDGGDGFPPEVEAFRARVLAADCFLFASPEYNYSVTASLKNALDWASRGSVKCWADKAAAIVCAGYDFNGGRGSLHLRQIGIYLDIHFINKPELHVRMYDDPPSFDAHGNLTDAKNRERLKKVLLSLQAFALRLQPKHE; encoded by the exons ATGGGAACCTTGGCGGCGCCAGCGTCAGCGAAGCCCACCGTCCTCCGCGTGGCCGCCTTCAGCGGCTCCCTCCGCAAGGATTCCTGGCACACCGGCCTCATCCGCGCCG CTGAGGAGCTATGCGAGGAGTTCATCCCAGGCCTGATCATCGACCACGTCGACATCTCCAACCTTCCTATGGCCAACCCGGACCTCGagaccgacggcggcgacggtttCCCGCCGGAAGTCGAGGCGTTCCGCGCCAGGGTCCTCGCCGCCGACTGCTTCCTCTTCGCCTCGCCCGAGTACAACTACTCCGTCACCGCCTCGCTCAAGAACGCGCTGGACTGGGCATCGAGGGGCAGTGTCAAATGCTGGGCGGACAAGGCCGCGGCGATCGTCTGCGCGGGATATGACTTCAACGGCGGGAGGGGCTCGCTCCACCTCCGCCAGATCGGGATCTACCTCGACATCCACTTCATCAACAAGCCGGAGCTCCACGTGAGGATGTACGACGACCCGCCCAGTTTCGACGCCCACGGCAACCTCACCGACGCAAAGAACAGGGAGCGGCTCAAGAAGGTGCTCCTGTCGCTCCAGGCATTCGCGCTCAGGCTCCAACCAAAGCATGAGTGA